The nucleotide sequence AAACTCCAGAATGAGGACCCGCTTGCCGGAAGCGAGGGTGGCCTCGCTCGCGCGCCAGCCATCGGTCAGGCCCAGCGGGAAGGGCGTGACCAGCGTGACCTGTCCTCCAGCCGCTCGGTATTCGCTGACGCTGGTGCCCAGGCGGGACATGACGGCAGGCAGCACCCGCGCCCCCTGCACGTCGAGCCGCAGCCCTCCAAAAGTCGGCATCAGGCTGTAGGTCACTCCGGGCGCGAGATCAAATACCACCCGGGTCTGGCTACCGTCACTGCTTGTGCGGGGATTGCCAAAGGTCGCGGTGGGAACGCCGGTGAGCGTACTCAGGCTCCCGGGCGCAGCGACCGCAGCGGAGGCCGGCGCCCCCCGCAGGCTGGGCAGAGTCTGGGCGGGGACAGCACGCTGGAAGGGGTCCGTCTGTGCCCCGGCCCAGCCACCCGCCACACCGCACGACAGGAAGGATGAGAGCAAAATGGCCTGCGGCTTCATGGGTCCTTCTATAGTGACCTGCCGCACGGTGAGAAAAGAGCATCAGCACTCATTTTGTGGCGCTCTTGGCCGTTTTGCCGCTGGGGGTGGGCTGCGGGTTAGGTGGGTGCCGAAAAGGTGCCCGGGGACAGGTGTAGGGGCAGGGTCGGGGCGAGCCAGACTCGGCCCGTTCCCCGGTAAACCTGCACGTAGCCCTCGCCGGTGCGGCCGCTGCCCAACAGTCCCCGAGCGCTCTTCTCCACGCTGAAGTTCAGACCGCCGGTATAGGCCAAGACGAGGTTGCCGTCCACCTTGAGCGTCTCGCCCTGCAATTCCAGGATCTGAAACTCGTCGGGGTGAACGGGGCTTTGCAGGGCGAAGACACCCGAGCCGCTGAGCTTGGGTTGCACGCGGCCTTCACCGCTGCCCAGCGCCGCGGCCAGACCGCGGTTCACGTGACGGCCCACCGTGACCTGCCCGGCGCAGGCCACAAAGGCGCCGTCGTCCACGATGAGGTCCTCGCCGCGCAATTCGCCCAGCAGCAGGTGCAGGCGGGTCGGTTCGGTGTAGATCACGCCCGAGCCGCGGTAGGCAGTTTTGAAGAGGCTCTCACCGGTCGCGGCGGCCGTCACCGCACCCCGCAGCAGGCCCCCCAGGCCGCCCCCGCCTCCGGTGGTCGCGGCCAGCTCCAGGTCACCGCGCAGGTACTGAAGCAGGCCGGGCTCCAGGATGGCCGTTTCCCCGCCGGTGTGCACGGCCAGTTGCCGCCAGCGGTCCGGGCGGGTGAGCGGCTGAACGTAGCCCTCCAGGGGCGGCTCGGTGGGCCGTGGACCGAATTCGATCACGTCCAGGCGCACGCCCTGCGCCTCCACAGAGGCGCTCACCACGGGATGGAATCGGAAATCCATACCGGGGGTACGCGCTCAGCCCGCACCCGGTTCCCGCCGCGTTCCCCACCCGTAGACGAGCAGGCGCGTGAGGCGCTCGAGCGGCCCAGCCCCGAAGCGTGAAAGCACCCACGCGCTGAGCGGAAGCTGCGCCAGGCCGAAGACCAGGGCCAGCAGCACGCTGTACGCCGCTCCCCACTGCCCGAAGTACCCACCACCATAGGGATAGAAGAAGGTGGTCATGAACAGGCTCTGGGCGATGTAGTTGCTCATGGCGACCCGCCCGCTCGCCGCAAAGGCCCGCAGCGGCCCCAGCCGGCCCGCTGCCGCGAGCAGCCCCAGCACGCCCACGTATCCCAAGGCCGACGCTAGCCCACCCCCCATCCGCACCGGGATGGCCAAGAGGCCCGCCGCCAGGCTCGGCTGGGTGTTCAGCCACGCGAGCAGCGCCCCCAGCGGGAGCCCGAGACCGAGCCCGAACGTGGCCAGCCGCCGCAGCAGCGGCCGGTGTGCCTGCGGGTGGGTGAGCAGCCCGGTGCGCTGCGCGGCGGCACCCAGGCAAAAGAGGGCAAGCAGCCAGGGGCCGTTGTAGAGCGTACTGCCGATCAGGTCATTCGGCAGGGTCGCGGCCCGGGCGCTCACCACCTCGGCGTACCCCATCCCCGGCCGGAGGTCAGGCAGGCCATCGAAGCGAACGCGGGAGCTATCCAGACGGGCCAGCCCGGTCAGCACCCCCGACCACAGCCACCACCCACCCAGCAGGGCCGCCAGGGTCACGAGCAGCGGTGCCGTGAGCCGCGCGGTCAACAGCAGCGCAAAGGCCAGCAGCGCGTAGTTGGCGATGATGTCGCCATGCCAGACCAGCACGAAGTGCGCCGCGCCGATCAGCAGCAGCACCAGGAGCCGCCGCGCGAGCGTCCCCGCCCCGTGCCGTGCCAGCAGCCCCGCTGCCCCCCAGCCGAACAGCATCGCAAAGAGGCTGATCGAGCGCCCGTTGAACAACATGTCGGTGACGACCTGCACGGCCCGGTTGACGCCGCCCTGCGTCCACTCGCGGAACCCCGCGAAGTCCTGCACGTTCACGATCAGAATGCCCAGCAGCGCCAGGCCCCGCAGCACGTCCGGCAGCAGCGAGCGTTCCCCTGCCCCCACCGGACGCGGCGGGCCGGACTCGGGGGCGGGTTCAGGCGAGATCAGTCCGGTCATGGGCCCAGGCTAACGCGCTGCCTTCCCGGCAAGCGTTCACGCGTGGGGAACCGGTTCGGTGCTCGCCCCCACCGGAGCGTCCGGCACCTCCGGCAGGGTGTAGGAGTGGGCGAGCTGCGGCATCTCCAGCGACTCGTGACCGCGGTTGACGATGCGGCCACCCGCAAAGCGCGCCACGCTCGTCAGGGTCAGTTCCCAGTTGCGGCGCTGTGCCGCGTGGACGCCAAAGATGTACGCCAAGCGGTCGAAGTGCGAGTTGGTTCGCAGCAGTGACTCGATCTGAAGGACCATCTGTCCCGGCGCCTCACCGGGATAGACCCGGAAATCCGAAGTGCCCGCGTCGGGATGCAGGCGCAGGGTGCGAACGCGAAAGCCGAGGGGATCCACGTGCTCGACGACCACGCGCCCGCGGCGGATCAGCAGCATGCGAATCCACAGGCGGTCTCCCCGATTCACGGGCGGCACCGGGTGATCGAGCCCGCGAAACCAAGCCAGCCACTTCGGTGCGTGCTCGGGCAGGTGGTTGCGCCAGTGTTCCGCCACCTCCTGGGGGGTGCGGGTCGCGCCTTCCAGTTCGACCCAGTAGCGGCGGCGGGTGATCGGTCCCACACCGTCTTCCGGCCCCGAGGGGCGCAGTGGGTCGGGCGGGCCCTTGAGGACGTAGGCAGCCAGGGCCAGGGCAGGCAGGGCGAGCAGGCGGGAGAGTCGGGACATGGGGAAAAACCTCCGGGCAGGGCGGGCAACGGCGTGAACGAGACGACGGGCGCAAGATACCCGCCGAACACCGGCCAGTGGCACGCCGGGGGTTCATGGAGCGGCAAGAAAAGCGGTGAGAATGACGGCATGACCCCCGATCTCCTTCCCCGCCTGGCCCACGCAGAGGCAACCGGGCACAGCCGCTTCGGCACCTGGGGCGAAGTCGCCCGCTTCGGGCCACTGGTAGCGGTGTTTGCCGGGCCAGACCTCCCGGTGAACACCGCCTGGCACGACGGGAGCGCACCGCTGACTAAGGCCGATCTGGAAGCGTTCGAGACGTTCAGCGCCGCGCACGGGCAGCCCGCGACCCTGCACGTCCTGTCCCATGCCGCGCCGTCCCTCCTGCCGCTGCTGAGGGCCAGGGGGTACGTGCTGGACTTCCTCCTCCACGTCCATACGCACGATCTGACCGCGCTTCCCCCATTCCCCGCACTGAACGTCCAGGCGTCACCGGAAGCCGACGCCTGGGCAGCCCTGTCCGCACGGGGCTTCGGTCCGGGCACAGAGCGAATGATGCGGCTCGTCGCC is from Deinococcus sp. YIM 77859 and encodes:
- a CDS encoding AIM24 family protein, encoding MSASVEAQGVRLDVIEFGPRPTEPPLEGYVQPLTRPDRWRQLAVHTGGETAILEPGLLQYLRGDLELAATTGGGGGLGGLLRGAVTAAATGESLFKTAYRGSGVIYTEPTRLHLLLGELRGEDLIVDDGAFVACAGQVTVGRHVNRGLAAALGSGEGRVQPKLSGSGVFALQSPVHPDEFQILELQGETLKVDGNLVLAYTGGLNFSVEKSARGLLGSGRTGEGYVQVYRGTGRVWLAPTLPLHLSPGTFSAPT
- a CDS encoding DUF418 domain-containing protein yields the protein MTGLISPEPAPESGPPRPVGAGERSLLPDVLRGLALLGILIVNVQDFAGFREWTQGGVNRAVQVVTDMLFNGRSISLFAMLFGWGAAGLLARHGAGTLARRLLVLLLIGAAHFVLVWHGDIIANYALLAFALLLTARLTAPLLVTLAALLGGWWLWSGVLTGLARLDSSRVRFDGLPDLRPGMGYAEVVSARAATLPNDLIGSTLYNGPWLLALFCLGAAAQRTGLLTHPQAHRPLLRRLATFGLGLGLPLGALLAWLNTQPSLAAGLLAIPVRMGGGLASALGYVGVLGLLAAAGRLGPLRAFAASGRVAMSNYIAQSLFMTTFFYPYGGGYFGQWGAAYSVLLALVFGLAQLPLSAWVLSRFGAGPLERLTRLLVYGWGTRREPGAG
- a CDS encoding DUF1990 family protein codes for the protein MSRLSRLLALPALALAAYVLKGPPDPLRPSGPEDGVGPITRRRYWVELEGATRTPQEVAEHWRNHLPEHAPKWLAWFRGLDHPVPPVNRGDRLWIRMLLIRRGRVVVEHVDPLGFRVRTLRLHPDAGTSDFRVYPGEAPGQMVLQIESLLRTNSHFDRLAYIFGVHAAQRRNWELTLTSVARFAGGRIVNRGHESLEMPQLAHSYTLPEVPDAPVGASTEPVPHA
- a CDS encoding GNAT family N-acetyltransferase, which codes for MTPDLLPRLAHAEATGHSRFGTWGEVARFGPLVAVFAGPDLPVNTAWHDGSAPLTKADLEAFETFSAAHGQPATLHVLSHAAPSLLPLLRARGYVLDFLLHVHTHDLTALPPFPALNVQASPEADAWAALSARGFGPGTERMMRLVAHAPGTHLLTALVDAQPVAAAALSVQEGVAALYGTSTLPEFRERGAQTALLAARLHLAKERGAHFASVFVAPGSGSERNVRRAGFGLAGVRLTFRKR